One genomic segment of Hymenobacter psoromatis includes these proteins:
- a CDS encoding glycoside hydrolase family 16 protein, which translates to MTYSFSLGIPLRRALSTGALLTLALSGCTQNPPGPVITATSTGGSASTVTNADAHPYADYTEQVWSDEFDATSLDATKWTPEVQDVWFNNELEATTNSRTNVNVVNGLLNITAVQENYHGRTYTSARINTKGKKEFTFGRLDVRAKVPKGKGIWPAIWMLGANDSQVSWPACGEIDIMELKGSSPTVAYTTMHFGNTVATHQYKGSPYTLPTGASPDFSGDFHLYSAVRSQNQIDFYVDGTKYFTFTSGDAAPYPFNNPFYVILNVAVGGDFDGNPDASTTFPQTMQVDYVKFLQYKQ; encoded by the coding sequence ATGACCTATTCATTCAGTTTAGGAATACCGCTGCGGCGGGCGCTCTCGACGGGCGCGCTACTGACGCTGGCCCTCAGCGGCTGCACCCAGAACCCGCCCGGCCCGGTCATCACCGCTACCAGCACCGGTGGCAGCGCCAGCACGGTCACCAACGCCGACGCTCACCCCTACGCCGACTACACCGAGCAGGTGTGGAGCGACGAGTTTGACGCGACTAGCCTCGACGCCACCAAGTGGACGCCCGAGGTGCAGGATGTGTGGTTCAACAACGAGCTGGAGGCCACCACCAACTCGCGCACTAACGTGAACGTGGTCAACGGCCTGCTCAACATTACGGCCGTTCAGGAAAACTACCACGGGCGCACCTACACCTCGGCCCGCATCAACACCAAGGGCAAGAAGGAATTCACCTTCGGCCGGCTCGATGTGCGGGCCAAAGTGCCCAAGGGCAAGGGTATCTGGCCGGCCATCTGGATGCTGGGGGCCAATGACAGCCAGGTGAGCTGGCCGGCCTGCGGCGAAATCGACATCATGGAGCTGAAGGGCAGCTCGCCCACGGTGGCCTACACCACCATGCACTTCGGCAATACCGTGGCTACGCACCAGTACAAGGGCTCGCCCTACACGCTGCCCACCGGCGCAAGCCCCGACTTTTCGGGCGACTTCCACCTCTACAGCGCCGTGCGCAGCCAGAATCAGATTGACTTCTACGTGGATGGCACCAAGTACTTCACGTTCACGTCGGGCGATGCCGCGCCCTACCCCTTCAACAATCCTTTTTACGTGATTCTGAACGTGGCCGTGGGCGGCGACTTCGACGGTAACCCCGACGCCAGCACCACCTTCCCGCAAACGATGCAGGTGGACTACGTGAAATTTTTGCAGTACAAGCAGTAA
- a CDS encoding PKD domain-containing protein, which yields MFTSTRKLGLVLAGAAALAACRKEGVTSLDGVIPTPAFTVALNTTQFPVVATFTNTTTDAFLYQWDFGDGSPLASGQNVTHTYKTPDTYRVKLTAAGRGGSSSSPQLPVTIPTVCGNAGYAVLTACGGTGATSWTLSDQPGAVVKLAADGAVLSTSPVLNACQLDDVFSFTNSFTYAYDAGAGTYANGTCGAPLSGNSDFVYKPNGTLGQIILLGNKSFIGLPDSVVNKTYDIVEATPTQLRLQGTNPDGTKTVVTYIPQLSALDKAKQALTGGSARTWVLDNTVAAPIVVGNEASPSGYFPGVPVGGLPACQADDEYTFTADGKFTYDAKAETYVALDAAGKDVYACQAPRSDNTTFAFGPASGAGVAQFVLGKAGTFIGVTNAPTDRIYRIISIDNQHMVLRAGGPTADPLFTMKMRVK from the coding sequence ATGTTTACTTCTACTCGCAAACTCGGCCTGGTGCTGGCCGGTGCGGCGGCGCTGGCGGCCTGCCGCAAGGAGGGCGTTACCAGCCTCGACGGGGTCATCCCTACCCCTGCTTTTACGGTGGCCCTCAATACCACGCAGTTTCCGGTGGTGGCCACGTTCACCAACACCACCACCGACGCCTTTCTCTACCAGTGGGACTTTGGCGACGGCTCGCCGCTGGCTTCGGGCCAAAACGTAACCCACACCTACAAGACGCCCGACACCTACCGCGTGAAGCTGACGGCCGCTGGCCGCGGTGGCAGCAGCAGCTCGCCGCAGCTGCCGGTCACGATTCCGACCGTTTGCGGCAATGCGGGCTACGCGGTGCTCACGGCCTGCGGCGGCACGGGCGCTACCTCCTGGACGCTCTCGGACCAGCCGGGGGCGGTGGTGAAGCTGGCGGCCGACGGGGCGGTGCTCTCCACCTCGCCCGTGCTCAACGCCTGCCAGCTCGACGACGTGTTTTCGTTCACTAATAGCTTTACCTACGCCTACGATGCGGGTGCGGGTACCTACGCCAACGGTACCTGCGGCGCGCCGCTCAGCGGCAACTCCGACTTCGTGTATAAGCCCAACGGCACGCTGGGGCAGATTATCCTGCTGGGTAATAAGTCCTTCATTGGCCTGCCCGACTCGGTGGTGAACAAGACCTACGACATTGTAGAGGCCACGCCCACCCAGCTGCGCCTGCAAGGCACTAACCCCGACGGCACCAAAACCGTGGTCACCTACATTCCGCAGCTTTCGGCTCTCGACAAGGCCAAGCAGGCGCTCACCGGCGGCTCGGCGCGCACCTGGGTGCTCGATAATACCGTGGCCGCCCCCATTGTGGTGGGCAACGAGGCCAGCCCCAGCGGCTACTTTCCGGGCGTGCCGGTGGGCGGGCTACCCGCCTGCCAGGCCGACGATGAGTACACCTTCACGGCCGACGGCAAGTTTACCTACGACGCCAAGGCCGAAACCTACGTGGCCCTCGATGCTGCCGGCAAAGACGTGTACGCCTGCCAGGCTCCGCGCTCCGACAACACCACGTTTGCCTTCGGGCCGGCCTCGGGGGCGGGCGTTGCGCAATTTGTGCTGGGCAAGGCGGGCACCTTCATCGGCGTGACGAATGCGCCCACTGACCGCATCTACCGCATTATTTCCATTGATAACCAGCATATGGTGCTGCGTGCCGGCGGCCCCACCGCCGACCCACTATTCACGATGAAAATGCGCGTGAAGTAG
- a CDS encoding RagB/SusD family nutrient uptake outer membrane protein, whose protein sequence is MHSLPTKLTAGALLGLALLGGCGKKYLDLQPVDQITTQNFYQTESDALQAVTACYSQLGVGGQYNYALWGIGEIMSDNSFTGGGGGGDGAEEIQLDFFNIPTTNPMVGRLWGGCYVGIGTCNQVLQKVPGIAGMNEAIRKRSLGEAQFLRAKYYFDLVRAFGDVPLILVPPASPADAQIPRVPAAQIYAQIETDLLAAIGNLPGSYGGTDLGRASKWAATGLLAKVYLTEGKLAEAATQADAVIAGSGKSLWANYGDNFQVANENGQESLFEVQYVNGLNQYIVDGLGFVGNEFFAPRGQGLVPQGGYGFNVPELEFVQGYEAGDKRKAVTIWAPGDLYPAGSATTAQPASLPGSPYGFNCKKWFVGKVNTNVWDSPLNFPVLRLSEMYLIKAEGLGATQAGFDALNVVRTRAGLPPRSAANTPDFKAAVVKERRYELAFEDDRWFDLKRTNNLVTNPQLLAKGIKPFNIVLPIPQSERDANPQLVQNPGY, encoded by the coding sequence ATGCACTCTCTCCCTACTAAACTCACGGCCGGCGCGTTGCTGGGCCTGGCGCTGCTCGGCGGCTGCGGCAAGAAATACCTGGACCTCCAGCCGGTGGACCAGATTACGACCCAGAACTTTTACCAGACCGAATCCGATGCTTTGCAGGCCGTAACGGCCTGCTACTCGCAGCTGGGGGTAGGCGGGCAGTATAACTACGCGCTCTGGGGCATTGGCGAGATTATGTCGGACAACTCCTTTACTGGGGGCGGCGGCGGCGGCGACGGGGCCGAGGAGATTCAGCTCGACTTTTTCAACATCCCGACTACCAACCCAATGGTGGGCCGCCTGTGGGGCGGCTGCTACGTGGGCATCGGCACCTGCAACCAGGTGCTGCAAAAAGTGCCCGGCATTGCCGGCATGAACGAGGCCATCCGCAAGCGCAGCCTGGGCGAGGCGCAGTTTCTGCGGGCCAAATATTATTTCGACTTGGTGCGGGCCTTCGGCGACGTGCCCCTGATTCTGGTGCCGCCGGCCAGTCCGGCCGATGCGCAGATTCCGCGCGTGCCCGCCGCCCAGATTTACGCCCAGATTGAGACCGACCTACTGGCCGCCATCGGCAACCTGCCCGGCAGCTACGGCGGCACCGACCTGGGGCGGGCCAGCAAGTGGGCCGCCACCGGCCTGCTGGCTAAGGTGTACCTGACCGAAGGCAAGCTGGCTGAGGCCGCCACCCAGGCCGACGCCGTGATTGCCGGCTCGGGCAAGAGCCTGTGGGCTAACTATGGCGATAACTTCCAGGTAGCCAACGAGAACGGCCAGGAGTCGCTGTTTGAGGTGCAGTACGTGAACGGCCTGAACCAGTACATCGTGGATGGGCTGGGTTTCGTGGGCAACGAGTTTTTTGCGCCCCGCGGCCAGGGCCTGGTGCCCCAGGGTGGCTACGGCTTCAACGTGCCGGAGCTGGAGTTTGTGCAGGGCTACGAGGCCGGCGACAAGCGCAAGGCCGTCACCATCTGGGCTCCCGGCGACCTCTACCCCGCCGGCAGCGCCACCACGGCCCAGCCCGCCTCGCTGCCCGGCTCGCCCTACGGCTTCAACTGCAAAAAGTGGTTTGTGGGCAAGGTGAACACCAACGTCTGGGACTCGCCGCTGAACTTCCCGGTGCTGCGCCTTTCCGAGATGTACCTGATTAAGGCCGAGGGCCTGGGGGCAACCCAGGCCGGCTTCGACGCGCTGAATGTGGTACGCACCCGCGCCGGCCTACCCCCCCGCAGCGCCGCCAACACCCCCGACTTCAAGGCGGCCGTGGTGAAGGAGCGGCGCTACGAGCTGGCCTTTGAGGACGACCGCTGGTTTGACCTCAAGCGTACCAACAACCTGGTTACCAACCCCCAGCTACTGGCCAAAGGTATTAAGCCCTTCAATATCGTGCTGCCCATTCCGCAGAGCGAGCGCGATGCCAACCCGCAGCTGGTGCAAAACCCAGGCTATTAA
- a CDS encoding SusC/RagA family TonB-linked outer membrane protein, with product MKRKLFPLGSLLRHSAVVLACGLPAGVAFAAPPRATPARPARHPAATIPVKGRVTGADGTGLPGVTVLVRGTSTGTTTGVDGSFSFSAPENSTLLFSFVGFVSQSVVLTSANAADVAVTLRETAQGLGEVVVVGYGTQQRADVTGSISTVSGAAIASQPVADPTQALQGRAAGVTVTQNSGAPGGAGGTSVRIRGISSAGNNSPLYVVDGFPLPTSDANGNAVENQLNSINPNDIESIDVLKDASATAIYGVRAANGVVIITTKRGKAGSANISVDGYRGFQQVWRKLDLLNSQQYATINNESLLAAGQPINPKYADPTALPVNTDWQKAVFRPTAVIQSYNISASGGSDKARYALSAGYFQQDGTLNGSNFERFTIRANGDITLNKYVKVGNSLAITHQQDRQLDTGNSEFGVLNNVIQLPPTIPVYNPNGTYYEPTATADNFIEPNPVLQSLITNAKFSRNRIIGSVFAEVEPLKGLRFRTNVGADLIFDNRNQFTPSLGPNSPRNSVAGALSETNYNPTYLIENTLTYTHTFAEHHHLTALAGQSAQQFQYMYTNAYRSGFVNNTLQNINAGPASNPAYPVTNAGIGIEPITDRLASYFGRVNYDFAGKYLLTATARLDGTSQFAPGYQFGFFPGASVGWRISEESFIKDIPVISNLKLRGGYGKVGNPLNAGRFAYLATINSGISYPFGTTVFQGAAPTRGANELLRWENNYQADLGLDVGLFGNRVELSVDIYNRRSPNLISNVPPTLVSGTYEQVPTNAVSSRNNGIDLSLNTRNLVGGDNSVGWTTGLVFSAYRNRILNLNVATPFNGTVTRTGTAISRFDQNSSIGSFYGYVADGLIQTADELAALNKNAPGGIYQFSGTAPGDIKFRDINGDGVVNDQDRVFIGNPNPNFTFGVTNTVSYRGFDLTAFVQGSEGGKIYNLNRVYTEGGLYSNGNSSTRVLGRWTGPGTSTDVPRAIAGDPNQNLRVSSYFVEDGSYVRLKMLTLGYNFAKPLISRFGGQTLRVYATAQNLVTLTKYTGYDPEIGSQAGAFGIDRGIFPQARVFTAGLNIGF from the coding sequence ATGAAAAGAAAACTATTCCCTTTGGGCTCGCTGCTCCGCCACTCGGCGGTAGTGCTGGCCTGCGGACTACCTGCCGGCGTGGCCTTCGCTGCGCCCCCGCGCGCTACCCCGGCGCGGCCGGCCCGCCACCCGGCGGCCACCATCCCGGTGAAGGGCCGGGTGACCGGGGCCGATGGCACGGGCCTACCCGGCGTGACGGTACTCGTGCGCGGCACCAGCACCGGCACTACTACCGGGGTCGATGGCTCCTTTAGCTTCAGCGCGCCCGAAAACAGCACCCTACTCTTTAGCTTCGTGGGCTTCGTATCGCAGTCAGTGGTGCTCACCAGTGCCAACGCCGCCGACGTGGCCGTGACGCTGCGCGAAACGGCCCAGGGCCTGGGTGAGGTAGTGGTAGTGGGCTACGGCACCCAGCAGCGCGCCGACGTGACCGGGTCCATCTCCACGGTGTCGGGCGCGGCCATTGCCAGCCAGCCGGTGGCCGACCCTACCCAGGCCCTGCAAGGCCGGGCGGCCGGCGTAACGGTAACCCAGAACTCGGGCGCGCCGGGTGGGGCGGGCGGCACCTCAGTGCGCATCCGGGGCATCTCGTCGGCGGGTAACAACTCGCCCCTGTACGTGGTGGATGGCTTCCCGCTGCCCACTTCCGATGCCAACGGCAACGCGGTAGAAAACCAGCTTAACTCCATCAACCCCAACGATATCGAGAGCATTGACGTGCTCAAGGATGCCTCGGCCACGGCCATTTATGGGGTGCGGGCGGCCAACGGGGTCGTCATCATCACCACCAAGCGGGGCAAGGCCGGCAGCGCCAACATCTCGGTTGATGGCTATCGGGGCTTCCAGCAGGTGTGGCGCAAGCTCGATTTGCTGAACTCGCAGCAGTACGCTACCATCAACAACGAGAGCCTGTTGGCGGCCGGGCAACCTATCAATCCTAAGTACGCTGACCCCACGGCGCTGCCCGTGAACACCGACTGGCAGAAGGCGGTGTTCCGGCCCACGGCCGTGATTCAGAGCTACAATATCTCGGCCAGCGGGGGTAGCGACAAGGCCCGCTACGCGCTGAGCGCCGGCTATTTTCAGCAGGATGGCACGCTCAATGGCTCTAATTTTGAGCGCTTTACGATTCGGGCCAACGGCGACATCACGCTCAATAAGTACGTGAAGGTGGGCAATAGCTTGGCCATCACCCACCAGCAGGACCGCCAACTGGATACCGGTAACAGCGAGTTTGGGGTGCTCAACAACGTGATTCAGCTGCCGCCCACCATCCCGGTGTACAACCCCAACGGCACTTATTATGAGCCCACCGCCACGGCCGACAACTTCATCGAGCCCAACCCGGTGCTGCAATCGCTGATTACCAACGCCAAGTTCAGCCGCAACCGCATCATCGGCTCGGTGTTCGCGGAGGTGGAGCCGCTCAAGGGCCTGCGCTTCCGCACCAACGTGGGGGCCGACCTGATTTTTGACAACCGGAATCAATTTACGCCCTCGCTCGGCCCCAACTCACCCCGTAACTCGGTGGCCGGGGCACTTTCCGAGACCAACTACAATCCGACGTATCTGATTGAGAACACGCTGACTTACACCCACACCTTCGCCGAGCACCACCACCTCACGGCGCTGGCGGGGCAGTCGGCGCAGCAGTTTCAGTACATGTACACGAACGCTTACCGCTCGGGCTTCGTCAACAATACGCTGCAAAACATCAACGCCGGGCCGGCTTCCAACCCCGCCTACCCCGTCACGAACGCCGGCATCGGCATCGAGCCGATTACGGACCGGCTGGCCAGCTACTTCGGGCGCGTCAACTACGACTTCGCGGGCAAGTATCTGCTCACGGCCACGGCCCGCCTGGATGGCACCTCGCAGTTTGCGCCGGGCTACCAGTTCGGCTTCTTTCCGGGGGCTTCGGTGGGCTGGCGCATCTCGGAGGAGAGCTTCATCAAGGATATTCCGGTTATCAGCAACCTGAAGCTGCGCGGCGGCTACGGCAAGGTAGGTAACCCGCTGAACGCTGGGCGCTTCGCCTACCTGGCTACCATTAATTCGGGCATCAGCTACCCCTTCGGCACCACGGTGTTTCAGGGGGCGGCCCCCACCCGCGGGGCCAATGAGCTGCTGCGCTGGGAGAATAACTACCAGGCCGACCTGGGCCTGGACGTGGGCCTGTTTGGCAACCGCGTGGAGCTGTCGGTGGACATCTACAACCGCCGCTCGCCCAACCTCATCAGCAACGTGCCGCCGACGCTGGTGTCGGGCACCTACGAGCAAGTGCCGACCAACGCCGTCAGCTCGCGCAACAACGGCATCGACCTCTCCTTGAACACCCGCAATCTGGTGGGCGGGGATAATAGCGTGGGTTGGACGACGGGCCTCGTGTTCTCGGCTTATCGCAACCGGATTCTGAACCTGAATGTGGCCACGCCCTTCAACGGCACCGTGACCCGCACGGGCACGGCCATCTCGCGCTTCGACCAGAACTCGTCCATCGGCTCGTTCTACGGCTACGTGGCCGACGGACTGATTCAGACCGCCGATGAGTTGGCCGCCCTCAATAAGAACGCGCCGGGTGGCATTTACCAGTTCTCGGGCACGGCTCCAGGCGACATCAAGTTCCGCGACATCAATGGCGACGGGGTAGTAAACGACCAGGACCGCGTATTCATTGGCAACCCCAACCCAAACTTCACCTTCGGCGTCACCAACACGGTGAGCTACCGGGGCTTCGACCTCACGGCCTTCGTGCAGGGCTCGGAGGGGGGTAAGATTTACAACCTGAACCGGGTGTATACCGAGGGTGGCCTCTACAGCAACGGCAACAGCAGCACCCGCGTGCTGGGCCGCTGGACCGGCCCCGGCACCAGCACCGACGTGCCCCGCGCCATTGCCGGCGACCCCAACCAGAACCTGCGCGTGAGCAGCTACTTCGTGGAAGACGGCTCCTACGTGCGCCTCAAGATGCTGACGCTGGGCTACAACTTCGCCAAGCCGCTCATCAGCCGCTTTGGGGGCCAGACGCTGCGCGTGTACGCCACGGCTCAGAACCTGGTGACGCTAACCAAATACACCGGCTACGACCCCGAAATCGGCAGCCAGGCCGGGGCCTTCGGCATCGACCGGGGCATTTTCCCGCAGGCGCGCGTGTTCACCGCCGGCCTGAATATTGGCTTTTAA
- a CDS encoding 7TM diverse intracellular signaling domain-containing protein gives MLRWLLRFGAGLAMLAGLAGSAPALAGPQPARTEDTLVTAAARPAQFLEDHFYSVLEDPGGLLPLRLVSSPAYAGRFATLAGTRQPPNNQHPRSTYWLRFTVRPAPGPLTDWYLELYDPHIGAATLFRPRPGGGYDSLVAGANRPFSTRPQPYKNFLFALPQHLGPAATYYLRLRSDTPTSFRAMLHSGADLIPELSLQYWLLGGFYGILLIMVMYNLFLYFFLQERSYIYYVLYVLSGALLFLSEDGLGFQYLWPAAPGFNHFIGVAAPVLLLLTFSQYARAFLETAARRPRLDRAIRWVVLGSGGLLVLDAAVVHSGFSFWLYLLPYGLLYYAAWQVWRGGLDSARYLLLAQALVAGSLGFLISRKLGLEFYNNAYTVYSLNVAFVIEVAVLSYALADKIKGLMDTTLHSQRRLLKQLRKKHQAQALLVEQLHENQALKDQLNTELEALVARRTDELRGQNDTIAAQNRELLERNSLLALQSAAIEQLNRDLRRDLRDQKEARLEARDFDFGEFSQLYPDKDACLRYLADLKWQHGYQCRKCGHEKSCEAREPYARRCTRCRYVESATTGTLLQKCKFPMVKALYAVFLLHAHQGRYAPAELARVLELRPATTWAFAQKVLAALQRRAQALDYDASEPWTHVLLDATADAESEELQSAEAQ, from the coding sequence ATGCTACGTTGGCTCCTGCGCTTCGGGGCTGGGCTGGCCATGCTGGCCGGCCTGGCCGGCAGCGCCCCGGCCCTGGCCGGCCCGCAGCCCGCCCGCACCGAGGACACCCTGGTAACGGCGGCCGCGCGCCCGGCCCAGTTTCTGGAAGACCACTTTTACAGCGTGCTGGAAGACCCCGGCGGCCTCCTGCCGTTGCGCCTGGTCAGCAGCCCGGCCTATGCGGGGCGCTTTGCTACGCTGGCCGGCACCCGCCAGCCGCCTAACAACCAGCACCCGCGCAGCACCTACTGGCTGCGCTTTACGGTGCGCCCGGCCCCCGGCCCGCTCACCGACTGGTACCTGGAGCTGTACGACCCGCACATTGGGGCCGCTACGCTGTTTCGGCCGCGGCCGGGTGGTGGCTACGATAGCCTGGTGGCCGGGGCCAACCGCCCCTTCAGCACCCGGCCGCAGCCTTATAAGAACTTTCTCTTCGCCCTACCCCAGCACCTTGGGCCGGCCGCTACCTACTACCTGCGGCTGCGCTCCGACACGCCCACCAGCTTCCGGGCCATGCTACACAGCGGGGCCGACCTCATCCCGGAGCTGAGCTTGCAGTACTGGCTGCTGGGCGGCTTCTACGGCATCCTGCTTATCATGGTGATGTACAACTTGTTTCTGTATTTTTTTCTTCAGGAAAGGTCGTACATCTACTACGTGCTCTACGTGTTGAGCGGGGCGCTGCTTTTTCTTTCGGAAGACGGGCTGGGGTTTCAGTACCTGTGGCCGGCCGCCCCTGGCTTCAACCATTTTATCGGGGTAGCCGCGCCGGTACTGCTGCTGCTCACCTTCAGCCAGTACGCGCGGGCCTTTCTGGAAACGGCCGCCCGCCGGCCGCGCCTCGACCGGGCCATCCGCTGGGTGGTGCTGGGCAGCGGAGGGCTGCTGGTGCTCGATGCGGCCGTGGTGCACTCGGGCTTCAGCTTCTGGCTGTATTTGCTGCCCTACGGGCTGCTCTACTACGCTGCCTGGCAGGTGTGGCGCGGGGGTCTGGACTCGGCACGCTACCTGCTGCTGGCCCAGGCGCTGGTGGCGGGCAGCCTGGGATTCTTGATTTCGCGCAAGCTGGGGCTGGAGTTTTACAACAACGCCTACACCGTGTACAGCCTCAACGTGGCCTTCGTGATAGAGGTGGCCGTGCTGAGCTACGCGCTGGCCGATAAGATTAAGGGCCTCATGGACACCACGCTGCACTCGCAGCGCCGCCTGCTGAAGCAGCTCCGCAAAAAGCACCAGGCGCAGGCGCTGCTGGTAGAGCAGCTGCACGAAAACCAGGCCCTCAAAGACCAGCTCAACACCGAGCTGGAGGCCCTGGTGGCCCGCCGCACCGACGAGCTGCGCGGGCAAAACGATACCATCGCGGCCCAAAACCGCGAGCTGCTGGAGCGCAACAGCCTGCTGGCCTTGCAGTCGGCCGCCATCGAGCAGCTCAACCGCGACCTGCGCCGCGACCTGCGCGACCAGAAGGAGGCCCGCCTCGAAGCCCGCGACTTCGACTTCGGCGAGTTCAGCCAGCTCTATCCCGATAAAGACGCCTGCCTGCGCTACCTCGCCGACCTGAAGTGGCAGCACGGCTACCAGTGCCGCAAGTGCGGCCACGAAAAGAGCTGCGAGGCCCGCGAGCCCTACGCCCGCCGCTGCACCCGCTGCCGCTACGTAGAGTCGGCCACCACCGGCACGCTGCTGCAAAAGTGCAAGTTTCCGATGGTGAAGGCGCTCTACGCGGTGTTTCTGCTGCACGCCCATCAGGGCCGCTACGCCCCCGCCGAGCTGGCGCGGGTACTGGAGCTGCGCCCGGCCACCACCTGGGCATTTGCCCAAAAAGTACTGGCCGCCTTGCAGCGCCGGGCTCAGGCTCTCGACTACGATGCGAGTGAGCCCTGGACCCATGTGCTGCTGGACGCCACCGCCGATGCCGAGTCCGAGGAATTGCAATCAGCCGAAGCCCAGTAA
- a CDS encoding sensor histidine kinase — protein sequence MPATAFQRVLTPLIHVLAWGLLALALLLFQPSAGHVVLPTQYWAKQGVLLLMWLAAFYLTTRVSVPRLLLRGRNGWFVLALAGTAATVLLLSSALEQALHLPELMREAFHAADAAAGRLPRPPRPTGAGRPVLGNRFDLVNLLITLLVLGIATAITMVQHWQQEARLRERLDQQRVEAELALLKAQINPHFFFNTLNNIYSLTLIDGERARAALHRLSRMMRYVLYDTASGEALLSQEVAFIQDYINLMQLRLTDRVQVVFEHPEPVSEARIAPMLLLPFVENAFKHGVAATQASRIYISLRQPAPGQLDIEVRNTLFAKLSTDLAGSNGIGLANTRRRLDLLYPGHYALQVTEHTPDNEFEVKLELGIAG from the coding sequence ATGCCTGCTACTGCTTTTCAGCGCGTGCTCACGCCCCTCATCCACGTGCTGGCGTGGGGATTGCTGGCGCTGGCGCTGCTGCTGTTTCAGCCCTCGGCGGGCCACGTGGTACTACCCACGCAGTACTGGGCGAAGCAGGGCGTGCTGCTCCTGATGTGGCTGGCTGCCTTCTATCTCACCACCCGCGTGAGCGTGCCGCGCCTGCTGCTGCGCGGGCGCAATGGCTGGTTTGTGCTGGCGCTGGCGGGCACGGCGGCCACGGTGCTGCTCCTGAGCAGCGCCCTGGAGCAGGCCCTGCACCTACCCGAACTAATGCGCGAGGCTTTTCATGCCGCCGACGCGGCCGCCGGCCGCCTACCCCGGCCGCCCCGGCCAACCGGGGCGGGGCGGCCGGTCCTCGGCAACCGCTTCGATTTGGTGAACCTGCTCATCACGCTGCTGGTGCTGGGCATCGCCACGGCCATCACGATGGTGCAGCACTGGCAGCAGGAAGCCCGCCTGCGCGAACGCCTCGACCAGCAGCGCGTGGAAGCCGAGCTGGCTTTGCTCAAGGCTCAGATTAATCCGCACTTCTTCTTCAATACCCTCAACAACATCTACTCACTCACGCTCATTGATGGCGAGCGGGCGCGGGCCGCCCTGCACCGCCTCTCGCGCATGATGCGCTACGTACTCTACGACACGGCCAGCGGCGAGGCCCTGCTCAGCCAGGAAGTGGCTTTTATTCAGGATTATATCAACCTCATGCAGCTCCGGCTCACTGACCGCGTGCAGGTGGTATTTGAGCACCCCGAGCCGGTGAGCGAGGCGCGCATTGCGCCCATGCTGCTGCTGCCCTTCGTCGAGAATGCCTTTAAGCACGGCGTGGCCGCTACCCAGGCCAGCCGCATCTACATCAGTCTGCGCCAGCCCGCGCCCGGCCAGCTCGATATTGAGGTGCGCAACACGCTCTTCGCCAAGCTTAGTACCGACCTGGCCGGCTCCAACGGCATCGGCCTGGCCAACACCCGCCGCCGCCTCGACCTGCTCTACCCCGGCCACTACGCGCTGCAAGTAACGGAGCACACGCCCGATAACGAGTTTGAGGTGAAGTTGGAGCTGGGGATTGCGGGTTGA
- a CDS encoding LytR/AlgR family response regulator transcription factor, with protein MTITCIAVDDEPLALALLCTFIEQTPFLKLLGRYGSGVEALQGLHELAEPVAVAFLDIQMQELTGLELARVLGQQAAPPRIVFTTAFPQYALEGYKVDALDYLVKPFNYEEFLRAATKARAYAELAAGSAAPAEAAPTPPAEEDYLFLKVEYQLVRVALADIRYVEGLKDYVKVHLKSTPRALLSLMSLRAMEEKLPARRFLRIHRSFIVALDKIEAVRRLTVQIGTETIPVGEQYKEAFQQFLSRWS; from the coding sequence ATGACCATCACCTGTATTGCCGTAGACGATGAGCCCCTAGCGCTCGCCTTACTCTGCACCTTCATCGAGCAAACGCCCTTTTTGAAGCTGCTGGGCCGCTACGGCAGCGGCGTGGAGGCGCTACAAGGGCTGCACGAGCTGGCCGAGCCGGTGGCCGTGGCCTTTCTCGACATTCAGATGCAGGAGCTGACCGGCCTGGAGCTGGCGCGCGTGCTGGGCCAGCAGGCCGCCCCGCCGCGCATCGTGTTCACCACCGCCTTCCCGCAGTACGCCCTGGAAGGCTATAAGGTAGATGCGCTCGATTACCTGGTCAAGCCCTTCAACTACGAGGAGTTTTTGCGCGCCGCTACCAAAGCCCGCGCCTATGCCGAGCTGGCGGCGGGCAGCGCCGCCCCGGCCGAGGCCGCGCCTACCCCTCCCGCCGAGGAAGACTACCTTTTTCTAAAAGTGGAATACCAGCTCGTGCGCGTGGCCCTGGCCGATATCCGCTACGTGGAGGGCCTGAAAGATTACGTGAAGGTGCATCTCAAGAGCACGCCCCGCGCCCTGCTTTCGCTGATGAGCCTGCGGGCAATGGAAGAAAAGCTGCCCGCCCGGCGCTTCCTGCGCATCCACCGCTCCTTCATCGTGGCCCTGGACAAGATTGAGGCCGTGCGCCGCCTCACCGTGCAAATCGGCACGGAGACGATTCCTGTGGGCGAGCAGTACAAGGAAGCCTTCCAGCAGTTCCTGAGCCGCTGGAGCTGA